A window of Neorhizobium galegae bv. orientalis str. HAMBI 540 genomic DNA:
AATGGCTCGCGCGGTCGAAAAGGCCGGCGCCGACGGCATCCTGCTGCTGCCGCATTACATGATCGATGCACCGCAGGAAGGCCTCTACCAGCATGTGAAGCGCATCTGCCAGTCGGTTGGCATCGGCGTCATGGTTTATAACCGCGACAACTCGATCCTGTCGGTGGACACCCTGAAGCGCCTCTGCGACGAATGCCCGAACCTGATCGGTTTCAAGGACGGCAGCGGCGATATCGGACTTGTCCGGCAGATCACCGCCACCATGGGCGACCGGTTGATGTATCTCGGCGGCATGCCGACAGCCGAGCTCTTCGCCGAAGCCTATCTCGGCGCCGGCTTCACCACTTATTCCTCGGCTGTCTTCAACTTCGTGCCGGGCCTTGCCGTCGACTTCTACAAATCGCTTCGCGCCGGCAACCGCGCCCGCTGCGAGGAGATCCTCAAGGACTTCTTCTATCCTTTCATGGCGATCCGGAATCGCCGCAAGGGTTATGCCGTCTCGGCAATCAAGGCTGGCGTGCGCCTGCAGGGTTTTGACGCCGGCAAGGTGCGCCCGCCGCTCGACGACCTGACGGCAGAAGAAGAAGAGATGCTTCTGAAGCTCATCGGCCCC
This region includes:
- the kdgD gene encoding 5-dehydro-4-deoxyglucarate dehydratase, with translation MTPEEIKVALGAGLLSFPVTHFDKEGQFQPESYRRHVEWLSGYDAPVLFAAGGTGEFFSLSPNEVPTIVSAAKEAAGKTAIVSGCGFGTHVGVEMARAVEKAGADGILLLPHYMIDAPQEGLYQHVKRICQSVGIGVMVYNRDNSILSVDTLKRLCDECPNLIGFKDGSGDIGLVRQITATMGDRLMYLGGMPTAELFAEAYLGAGFTTYSSAVFNFVPGLAVDFYKSLRAGNRARCEEILKDFFYPFMAIRNRRKGYAVSAIKAGVRLQGFDAGKVRPPLDDLTAEEEEMLLKLIGPWKR